From the genome of Rhineura floridana isolate rRhiFlo1 chromosome 7, rRhiFlo1.hap2, whole genome shotgun sequence, one region includes:
- the ADIRF gene encoding adipogenesis regulatory factor: protein MFKVNLAEEAKKLTGTTAQDTVNAAGQAVQQVLDQVAEAGQKVVDDVCKTAQDAGEKATQNITGQVNAWGKSFGQSEEKKNVST from the exons ATGTTTAAAGTGAATCTTGCAGAGGAAGCAAAAAAACTGACAGGGACCACTGCACAGGACACAG TTAATGCAGCAGGTCAGGCTGTGCAGCAAGTATTGGACCAAGTGGCTGAAGCAGGTCAGAAAG tggTAGATGATGTCTGCAAAACTGCACAAGATGCTGGTGAAAAGGCTACACAAAATATAACAGGCCAGGTAAATGCCTGGGGTAAAAGCTTTGGCCAGAGTGAAGAAAAGAAGAACGTTTCAACCTAA